The following are encoded together in the Diabrotica undecimpunctata isolate CICGRU chromosome 7, icDiaUnde3, whole genome shotgun sequence genome:
- the LOC140447032 gene encoding alpha-tocopherol transfer protein-like, which translates to MSSTNLLITDRNEIRKNCGKSEEDVLKDIEIIKEWLKTQNHLPEIPTNNMIEFFLTNNKFSIEKTKKNLDMYYTVHSLIPEMYKNVHPCKADLDAGYKTGTALCIPVLTPSKHRITIFRYENVDSDKADIKRIFAHVLRNVYEVRMHEDLAMGEIYVIDCENLKLDIVLKITPVLLKQCAFVFENVHSFRLHAIHYINPPGYFHNTITLLKSMLSKKLSERVYSHKTIDDLTKYIPLDLLPSDYGGKQKSCKELAELWKQKMFEYKDRFDQLESMKINEELRPEKLQNDELLGYHGNFKKLETD; encoded by the exons ATGTCATCTACTAATCTTCTTATTACTGATCGAAATGAAATACGAAAAAATTGTGGGAAATCGGAAGAAGATGTtttaaaagatatcgaaataaTAAAGGAGTGGCTAAAAACCCAAAATCACCTTCCGGAAATTCCAA CCAACAACATGATTGAATTTTTCCTTACAAATAACAAATTTAGTATTGAGAAGACCAAAAAAAATTTGGATATGTACTACACTGTACATTCTCTTATACCAGAAATGTATAAGAATGTTCATCCTTGCAAAGCGGATCTTGACGCAGGCTATAAGACAGG AACTGCTTTGTGTATTCCTGTCCTCACTCCATCAAAACATAGGATTACAATATTTCGGTACGAAAATGTCGATTCAGACAAGGCAGATATAAAAAGAATATTTGCACATGTTTTAAGAAATGTATACGAAGTTAGAATGCATGAAGATTTGGCAATGGGGGAAATCTATGTGATAGACTGTGAAAATCTTAAACTAgatattgtattaaaaataacaCCAGTATTACTAAAGCAGTGTGCTTTTGTTTTCGAG AATGTTCACAGTTTTAGACTGCATGCAATACATTATATTAACCCTCCAGGATATTTTCATAACACCATTACATTGCTTAAATCGATGCTGAGCAAAAAGTTATCAGAAAGG GTATACAGCCACAAAACAATTGACGACCTGACAAAATATATTCCATTGGATCTTTTGCCAAGTGACTATGGCGGTAAACAAAAATCTTGCAAGGAATTAGCCG AATTATGgaaacaaaaaatgtttgaatATAAGGACCGATTTGACCAACtggaaagtatgaaaataaatgAAGAGCTTCGACCAGAAAAACTGCAAAATGATGAACTCTTAGGTTACCATGGCAATTTTAAAAAACTTGAGACAGATTAA